From the genome of Phlebotomus papatasi isolate M1 chromosome 2, Ppap_2.1, whole genome shotgun sequence:
tgtcaaattctgaaatatttagggatagacgatcatttccatcattttgactgagaataagtagttcggaattttccacggcatagtaactactaatgttcatgcagttttcaagttgaatattcagcagctcaagttccatattagcatcatcctttccagcatcctctcccaacaattttcttaaagtttgcttgctggcacagaacgttgtccatgtattttgggtgaattctacagcgtcaattccatcccagtagcttacggcacaaattttagcaactggtgaaaaattgtctggggaaaacccgatcgtgataaacaatgtgcatgttcgatttagaaagtaggtgtatgcattcagtagctcaggagttgtattttgttgtcgatttcttgcatatttttcctcatcctttcgaagttcctcagcaggatcaggattatatttgtagAAGTGCTGCTTTCCCTTCATTAcacttggaacttgatgtgatctttcttgtgCCTCCATATTtgcagataagttattttgtgatttatcacttttcactaagaaaatgccttccactcatcaataaatcagggatacaaatgagactttttttttccaatgttcaaattcctataaaatattttaggatcttttgatcgtactgacgaaatttcccgagaaaattatgcaaacgtatgcaaaatgtttgtttcatacacgatgaaacatgtttggacatgtcatgtcatgttcatatctcagaataaagtctatAGGTAGGATGCGAGaggcaaatagaacatttttctaaataacaagtgaagttactttttttaaattgtttttcaatataataaataaaattttgttaacatttattcaggggaggaagaagctttacggtcaagaactaaaattaatagtattcagtgatgaagtgctagtgagtgcaaagctaaatttcttttatcagtgtaagaacgcaaatgtttgactttattttagtgagtatcgcttgaattttattttttatgcctattctactgagagtcatcttaaaaaaaattgatcttctactaaagaaagaggatttcatcttctattttgtgatatgtgtcacagaaatatacataaatttgataatgagtcatcaatgaaaaatgcataagttaattcagcatcccaggtaccgaattatatttcattcataaaaatcaattttgtatgaaaacttggttcctattttattttactctgctgccatttctccacataatcaaattcttaggtaaatattgtacatatatttacagattttttcatatttgctaaattataataaaagaaaacacaaatcaataattcactttgaataattttgttctgtaatgttgtaaaaattctctaatgtcagagaaaaagaacattgtaatacaaagttatgagaaatctaacactttttacatactttcccacttgcgatcaagagagttaaatgattcatacacaagacatgaaattttgcactcattgacattttttcattcatcttttaattcttttattttatgcatgttacaagagatcatatttcgaataatcccacaattgtatagaaatgcattgcaacatctttgatcatcagtttgtttatttgaaaattggggatctgaaacccagattcttgaaatttcatggcagtcaccatctgcaataagcagaaattcaataaatttcacgaaatttatcacttctaatctgaaatcactgaatgaaaaatattttttaaacaaattgcataaaattggtcgtttgatcatatcatcaagagatgtgaatgatgtgagatacaatcgtgtaagtgaagaattaagatatttttcggtaatttatgttacaatttaaataaaaaagacaaatattgcaaacaatattgaaatacgcaagctcaaaagttgcatgctttgaaaaaaactgtttacatgcaaatctcaactcaatgacgtttcaatatctattgatcaatatccaatgaaaatggtttaaattgcatgacggcatcaacatcatgctgttcaataaccaatgaaaattattgatagttcttatcgccagtaaaattagtgaatattgcgaaattccactcaatttgacaattataTTGCGCACGGCAAGACactttttccatgttgcttcattcatctgaaggaatcaaattgtcgcgcaaagactcatacaaatagtctctcccatatgatctcgagcgcgcgaaaaggtctcaaattgcatttgcatttttccacacttggacagtgcatataaGCCAGAGACTAgagagaatcccgcttactgcataggaaagacttctggcaaaccttctatcatgccacgagtggcataatggataaggtgctggactcgcaaccgagaggtctggtgatcaattcccatggacggcagatcttttcacatacaattgtatagggagaaaaagttacatgagaaagagtccaccatcgggccaaaaaattttcatgtctcgaaaaaaattacggaaatagttaataataggaataacagagggcgcgcacatagaaaataagagcagcggtcggtaaaaatggcggacaaaaaataaaaatagcggtcggaaattaaaaatgCGAATAGGAGCAACgttcggtaataaaaaaaatggcggataaaaataaaaatggcggatgggaattcaaaatggcggacacgaattcaaaatggggccaaaattcaaaatggaggatgggaattcaaaatggcggatgggaattcaaaatggcggatgggagTTCAAAATGGCGTCCGAAACGTTtaacattcaaaatttaaaccCCGTGACGTCATCACATCATCGTGCTTCATCACATCATCGTGCTTCATCACATCATCGTGCTTCATCACATCATCGTGCTCCATCACATCATTGTGCTCCATCACATCATTGTGATCCATATTTACTcaaaatttaagttaaaaataaaaaaatgtgggGGCGGGGAGGGGAGCGGGGGCGGTTGTGTGGGGAGCGGGGAGCAGGAGATTGACCTGATGGTAGCACGTCGACCAGCATGATAGCCCCTGTAACGTCAGCAACATCACTGTGCTTCATCACCACGTTGCATCAGCAATTGTGCTAGTTACATCACGCTGCTTCATCATTACtacttatattttttagaaaatattgttttataaattGACTTTAATAATCccaagttttttttacaaacagaTTGATAATTCTGCTTACATTATTTCCGGTTAAGGGGATTTTTTACCCTTTCTGGTCGCATAATCTAGTCTAGAATAATCGGAAAACACTTCCATCAGATGAAAAAGACGCAATTTTTAGCATTGGATAATTTATATCCGCTTCCTAATTCAACCCACTTCGTTAGGAATGAAATATTTGTCCAGTCCCTGCATCGCTCATTAAATGGAATCATTTGTCCAGCATCACTCTCTTGTTTCATCAATTCTTGATTCAAGTTATGCACAATTCTTCTTTTGCTGAGTGTCAGTTCTGCAACTATTTCATCTACCGGTGACCTCTTTGATCTTCCTGTATCATTCAAGCATATTAGTGTAACTAAAGTTTGTGATAACAAGGATGCAATACCTCAGGGTTGTACCCTGCAATGCAAACGAACCCTTTCCGATGAACCTCTTGGCTACCAATTTTGATGCCCCCTGTTGCAAAAGAATTGAaagattagtaaaaaaaaaaaactgtagtcTTCTCGCATGCTTCTTGATTCCAAAGAATCGCTACTCGCCAGTAAAGTCAGCCTCtgcattttcatttttcatactATCATCAAAACTAATTTTTTCACCaaatattttccactttttcattgttttttctttCCGCCTTCTGTTTTTCAATGAACAAAATTAGCGCGGGAATTAAATTACACCCCTAGCTTGCATGACAGTCTCGTTCAAATAAACTCACCATATAGAACTTAATCTTGCATACCAAAatcttataattcaaaatttgacatcttatcttataagatacgaaaataaagttgcatcgctccgttaaaagcccaatttcaaagctgccccaattcaaaggcaCTCCATTTCCCATACATTGATTCTATGTACTGATTAGTATATTATCGGAAACTGGGGCAATAGTAAACCTGGTAAAACACTGATTtggaaacactgatttttatatcTAAACCGCTTGGATTTATGTCGATCATTTCTTTATTGGACAAGGATCCTTATAATATCTTCTATGAATTTATATAGGTCTTGGTTATTTAAAGTCtactgatttaaaaaatcacagtgtttaggTTTATAAGTATtccatgtttactactaccATAGCTCTCCCCGTATTCATGTATAGAGGTTTACATATCGATTGCTCAGAATatgaaacgaataactcgcaataggcaaattttacaggagagcgatttgattCTGAGATTTTACAAGGagaataagggaagagtaccggCGATCGGCAgtattcctcggatcgtcaggttaataccacattcttgctccaaattaaatgattgtttttttaaattattagctactttttaccatttaactctcacaagaatacagtgcattaactcacatttaatttataaaaccaattttgcctgagacacttgattaaattcctgacgatccgaggttacagagtgcaagtttgcaattacacatatttttttattaatttattgtaaaaattaaaatttcataagcacagatatagttaaagggatcacttaatgtatcaattagcatacataaaaataccaaataatgttttgtggattatattttcaactaaatatggagcatgtctcttaacattccgatccgtggcaCTCTTCCCTTATAGGATTTTCGAGATTTAAAATTTCTGTAACTTTGTGAATAATTGTCTTTCAagtattcacagggaaggtagatagtacaaagaagtatccaaaaagcgaataaaacaatttttgtaaaaaatcgaattgttcgacctatattctgagtcgtcgatatTAAGTTATATTTACTTAAATCTGCtatgttaatttatttttaaagggtCACCGTGGGTCATCCCCTCAAATTCGTGCTTTTGCCCCAGATGGACGCTCTACTTTACCTGGCGAACATACTCCTCTACAGGTAATAATTCTCCGAATactatcaattttaaatttattaacacACAATTTAATACTGACTTCCAGTACTCTCGATCACCCAGTCCTATGAGAGCTATTAGTCTCGATGCTCGTTGCTCTTCAGTAGTGGCAACTGAACCTGATATGCGTACATCAAGCCCTTCTCAATGCAGTCTAGTGTCTCTGGCCAGTGGCAGTACTAGTGGAAGTGCAGCATGTCTTACGCCCAAAATCGGACGATGTTTGTCTCCTCTAATGATCCCACCGCGTACACCAGTTGGCGTAGAAACCGGATGTGGACCCGCAAGTCCACTTGGTGCTCTGCAACCAGATCTCTACACTCGTCAAGATGGACCTATCTATCTAACAGGTCCAGACAGCACTCAGGCTTTAGGAAGGATTCACCTGCGCCTTAAATACGATTCGAATTTGTTTGATCTGGCGGTCCATTTGATTGAGGCACATAATCTTTGTCCAAGTGAGAGTGGTGGCTTCAGGGATCCATATGTTCGACTGTTTCTGCTTCCGGAAGTGGATCAGCGCAAGAGACAAACAGCTATCTTTCGAGGAGACAGCAATCCTTACTTTGATCAGCATTTTAAATTTCCAGTATCGAGAGATCAGTTGCAAGGAAAGGAACTGATGCTTCAAGTTCTAGATTACGATCGATACAGTCACAATGATGTTGTGGGCGAAGTGAAGATTATAATTGACGAGTTGGATCTGTCCAAGAGCGTGGAGATCTGGGGTGATTTACTGAAGGGAAAGAAACCCCCAGAGGAGCGTCCTGAGCTTTTAGTTTCTCTGAACTATCTTCCACAAGCTGAAAGGCTAACAGTGGTAGTGATGAAGGCTAAGAATCTTGATACTGTGCAAGAGCCGTATGTTAAGCTCTATCTGATTCACAATGGGAAGCgcgtgaagaagaagaagactggTACAGGAAAGTCTAATGATCCTCAAAACCCCATCTGGAATGAGGCTTTTACATTTAACATTCCACAATCAAATATTTCAGCTGCTGCTGTGGAGGTGATGTTTATACTTTCTAGAGTATTATTTCGTAAACAATATTATCTATGTTGTGGATTCGCCTTTCTAAAAGTCATTgtcaaaaaagttaaattttatagaacgaattcttttttctttaattgttaAAAAGCAATGGGATTTTTTGAACTATGAGTATAATACCTTCTTTGAAAAGGTTTAAACCTGATTTAAACTTAATGAACTGTTTAGTTAGACATCAAaactaatattattaaattgtaaattacctaaaaaatgtaaagggtctaatcaagggggagatattagggtgaaaatgtgtacaccacttccaggcacttccacaatttgctTGGAATAGCCCTGTGCACTTGCAAAatttcgcaacactctcgaaaatgctgcaatacttccagcacttcctgcacttcatgcacttcttacacttactaattaataatttatttaatcttatgagaaatataattaagaaaacattacaaaatatctcaagaaattaattattccgtatatttctaacattttgtttatattttgaatttttagcgACAGaatattcttgcatactttcagtaatttaatattatctTTGTTTTACGAAGgagtatcaacatattttgaattttcctaagagaccagtgaagctacttttggaaaatagagtcTCTAAAATAATGTATTGTCGTATGCAATTATTGACGCTGTGCTGGAAAGTCTGTAAAAATctaatagtaggggaaagtgttctCCATTCGAatattcatgccttcgaataatgtgaatattcttttagttttcctaagaaacttacatatttctattaaatattagttggcttatcatcaattgttgataattccgtgataatttaatgtaaatctattatgaaaaacaagagaaattcacatcattcgaagacatgaacgttcgacgggaaagcactttcccctacgagtgcaacaactattTCAGCACTTCAGATGTATCATCACATTTTATTGAGCTTGATTCTCTCCCtggtttcaaaattctttaaaattgaaacgTTTTGCACTCTTGGGAAACGTTTTTAGTGATTGCTAATTAACTTTTGCAAcaagcttggctattttttGCAGGACCTTTTCCGTTATTGTTGTACTAGAGAAATATctccaaaattattttccaatattttaataatctcttcaattgttatcaaaaaaaattcttccatTAGGATATCCACAATATAgccatcaatattagagaccgtttaaaatggaattgatatttcgaagaataaatccctattcgaaattttcaaaaccacttttaatcatctttatttagagcaaggacacgatctaaataaacctacaaaatgtttattttttacggAAGTCTATCacctaaatttattcaaaattatgaaaacattaaatattacaaatgttcCTTTTCTCTTCTCATTTCGTAAAAGTTCTCAAAAGCACAAATCGACCTTTTTGAAGAATACTTTTGAAGAGATGTAATACACTAAAACCTTTCCAGCATATGCAAAAACGTAAACAAAAAATGGTGGATGTGTTTTATGGGATACCCCTTAACTACATTTgcgaaaaagtcccacgaatttatgcaatcatccttatacatatatatttatgataaattattaaaataattatatcaaattgatACAAAGTCAATTGCAATAGCTATGCCATTATTTGTGAGCAACTATATGAATTTgaaataactgtcaaaattaaagaaaattattattcagctgaatatttcctcggaaaaattacaacacaaattcagttgtaataaatttgagcatatttgctccatttcattgtcataatcgaacttgtaaaatgtcaaaaaagatcttttcaaattacactgccgttcgaattaaaaatcttaactaaAAGTAGCGTAGTCTGAAAATTATGGAATTAGGCAGAAAAGACTTTATAATCGGGTACTTCCACTTCCAAATACTTCCAAGCACTTAATTTTCaaccgtacaccacttccaaccctaatatctcccccttgggtcTAATGGAGTTGAATTTACTATATATTTCAGATGTACGTAGTAACTACGGGAGGGGAGGCCAATGCTGTTGGTAGCTGTGGAATCGGTCCCCAAGAAAGTGGTCCAGGAAGGCAACACTGGCAGGATATGATAAGAAATGCAAGGAAACCAATGGCGATGTGGCACTTTATCAGATAAATTTAAAGATATCTCCTGGTATTAGAGATGAATTTGGTATGTTGAAATTTGGCAGGTACCGCCCAAAAACTTTctgtaaaattatacaaaatgcTCAACTGTTTTTTAGTGAAAGTTttaggacatttttttttagattaattatagaaaaataGCACAATCATTGGAGGCCTAGTGACCCTCTGAGCAGCATGAAGAAACGAAAATGAATGTCTCCTATTAGAATGTAAAAATCATTCCTGCaagcaaaatatcaaaattccgaTCTTGGATTTATTGGTAATTATTATGGATTAATTATGGATCATCAGAAAATGCTTGTTGCAGTTCTTGCCAAAGATATACATCCAATTTTTTAAACAGTTGAGTGAGTACAAACGTGGACAAGAATTTGTTATGTATGTGTTGTTATGTGCTGGAAAAATACCAAGTCAGTGTTACTGTAATTAGTGTCCAAGGAGAAGAAAtcatatatttacaaaatatttgaaaatggaaaagaaatataatatatttatctAATAATGAGAAAAACATTTTATGACAAAAACTAATAAACAATATTAATATGCAAATAACAATGAGAAACAACAAAATCTTATGAAGAAAAACCaaacaaaaaatgaatgaaataacaaataaatatcctgtataaatgaaaaaaaaatcatataaaaagaTGTCTGTTATATTTTAGTagttcaaaaagtcaaaaaGCTACAATAAGACAATGTCCCACCTCTTCAGATGACTTttctttctttgaaaaaaaaagagccaaACATTGAAATTATCACTATGAAAATAGGTTTCTGTCGGTTGCATTTCAAATTGATGCCACGTGGTTTTGATTGTATAGGGAGCGTCTggaaattttacacattatcTAGGGAatttcacagagaaaaattatcgaattataaaaaaaaagaaaacaaaacatgaattttaaatcaataaatattatatacttGTCACAAAAAATGAATGTCCAGtggaaatattatataaattataataaaaaaaactattttgtatgTGTAACAAAAATATTACCTTAAAAGGATTTATGTGTTTCAGTAAGATTTCACTCTATTCTGGACACAATTCTAATCATAAAAATTAGTGATAAGCCTGTTTTATTTAGCTTAtgataggtgagattcttaataaataaaatttcagactaATATGATTagaatttcatttttagataaacTTGAGGAATATAAAATAAGcatattaatcaatttttggaacaaatacaattttttttatattaaaattaatatttaaatctttagggactttttcacaaaaattgggCTTTAGACGTAATATTTGACTAAAAATTCGTGTATACAAAGACAAATCGTGGGATGTTAACTTCTTTAACTCATGGTAAAAgactttatcaaaattttagctTCTTCTTCTCGAATTTAGCGGAAACTTTATGCTCTGCACAAtttttccggtgttcgtcagataAGTTTtcctatttcaaattaaaagaacactttggtaaaaataaaagaatcaaattgatcgttttgcaaagaatttatcaaattaacatgttctatgaaaaatgtctattcagagtttgaaagttgatccatcctttggtaaaggatcaaatttggatcaatttgatccttttattttaacCAGTGAATAAGGTTTTCtgcaaagctttcgacccttggtgtggGCGTATTCTTCAGTGGATCAATTTAAAAACttgtaaatatttgaaaaacgtctaatatctgattaaaactATGCATTGCCATATTCGCACATTCCCAGAATTATTcagtattttagtaatttttaactctttttgatatttcttgttactctatTATTTAGATCTCTTACTATCGAGATTACGGGTAGATAAAGCGATAGTGAGAGACCCAATTCGTAGAGTcacaagaaatatcaaaaagagTTCTAAATTATACTAAAATAGTGAATATCTCCGGGAGTTGAGACCGAATGTGGCGATGCGTATAGTTTTTATCAGACGTTAGACGtttttccaaatatttaaaaattattaaacgacccactgaagaagatccacaCCAAGGATTGAAGGTTTTGGAGAAAaaccctattttttaaatttgaaagaggaataggggagactggggcaaaaagtcacaaaacggatattttatttttttacaatctactcgagcgcttcaaaaatttctaattagcgcagttttataggaaatttaccgctctacaactttgtgaaagtaatattcctctattttgtaagaaaatatgtttatcgagccaatttctaaaaggtaattttgtgactatgctcaaaaattctggggcaaatagtaccagacatagggtattatcatattttaattcgcttcattacgggcttccgtaaatttgaaaaaagacctagaaaacatatttttatagaaaagttattcatgtacacctttgtaaaacaccgttttctctacgagaaaagtgagaaaacgagaaaagtgcttt
Proteins encoded in this window:
- the LOC129801817 gene encoding synaptotagmin-5 isoform X2 — encoded protein: MIVSSAVLGAAAGTGLALLVAMTIVVYRYYQVRRRGKEWAELECYSTKKQYIHRKLLLKDCAVSKESHAVQPPIAVPGHTVNMDVMRGSMEMAPSPVHLQHQSKSFPPRLTRTPSVSSQSSLDSAPSRNSGHRGSSPQIRAFAPDGRSTLPGEHTPLQYSRSPSPMRAISLDARCSSVVATEPDMRTSSPSQCSLVSLASGSTSGSAACLTPKIGRCLSPLMIPPRTPVGVETGCGPASPLGALQPDLYTRQDGPIYLTGPDSTQALGRIHLRLKYDSNLFDLAVHLIEAHNLCPSESGGFRDPYVRLFLLPEVDQRKRQTAIFRGDSNPYFDQHFKFPVSRDQLQGKELMLQVLDYDRYSHNDVVGEVKIIIDELDLSKSVEIWGDLLKGKKPPEERPELLVSLNYLPQAERLTVVVMKAKNLDTVQEPYVKLYLIHNGKRVKKKKTGTGKSNDPQNPIWNEAFTFNIPQSNISAAAVEMYVVTTGGEANAVGSCGIGPQESGPGRQHWQDMIRNARKPMAMWHFIR
- the LOC129801817 gene encoding synaptotagmin-5 isoform X1, translated to MSGLGPAACWLAHKRLESWRSLVRSKERANSVRQSETSEEDLSLGSPNPASSSQNNSISDSQNDSNSSLELPENDCAVSKESHAVQPPIAVPGHTVNMDVMRGSMEMAPSPVHLQHQSKSFPPRLTRTPSVSSQSSLDSAPSRNSGHRGSSPQIRAFAPDGRSTLPGEHTPLQYSRSPSPMRAISLDARCSSVVATEPDMRTSSPSQCSLVSLASGSTSGSAACLTPKIGRCLSPLMIPPRTPVGVETGCGPASPLGALQPDLYTRQDGPIYLTGPDSTQALGRIHLRLKYDSNLFDLAVHLIEAHNLCPSESGGFRDPYVRLFLLPEVDQRKRQTAIFRGDSNPYFDQHFKFPVSRDQLQGKELMLQVLDYDRYSHNDVVGEVKIIIDELDLSKSVEIWGDLLKGKKPPEERPELLVSLNYLPQAERLTVVVMKAKNLDTVQEPYVKLYLIHNGKRVKKKKTGTGKSNDPQNPIWNEAFTFNIPQSNISAAAVEMYVVTTGGEANAVGSCGIGPQESGPGRQHWQDMIRNARKPMAMWHFIR